In Brevundimonas sp. SGAir0440, one DNA window encodes the following:
- a CDS encoding cold-shock protein: protein MATGTVKWFNPTKGYGFIQPDSGGSDVFVHVTAVQKAGLQGLDENAKVEYELENQRGKTSAIDLKVL from the coding sequence ATGGCGACCGGCACGGTCAAGTGGTTCAACCCCACCAAGGGCTACGGCTTTATCCAGCCCGATAGCGGCGGCTCCGACGTGTTCGTTCACGTCACCGCCGTTCAGAAGGCCGGGCTTCAGGGCCTCGATGAGAACGCCAAGGTCGAATACGAGCTGGAAAACCAGCGCGGCAAGACTTCGGCGATCGACCTCAAGGTTCTCTAA